One segment of Hippopotamus amphibius kiboko isolate mHipAmp2 chromosome 2, mHipAmp2.hap2, whole genome shotgun sequence DNA contains the following:
- the UACA gene encoding uveal autoantigen with coiled-coil domains and ankyrin repeats isoform X3, with translation MQDGRTPLVLATQMCRPTICQLLIDRGADINSRDKQNRTALMLGCEYGCKDAVEVLIKNGADVTLLDALGHDSSYYARIGDNLDILTLLKTASENTNKGRELWKKGPTLQQRNLTQMLDEVNMKSSQREHQNIQDLEIENEDLRERLRKIQQEQRILLDKVNGLQLQLNEEVMVADDLESEKEKLKSILAAKEKQHEESLRTIEALKNRFKYFESDHLGSGSHFSNRKEDMLLKQGQMYMTDSQCTSTGVPAHMQSRSMLRPLELALPNQTSYSENEILKKELEAMRTFCDSAKQDRLKLQNELAHKVAECKALALECERVKEDSDEQIKQLEDALKDVQKRMYESEGKVKQMQTHFLALKEHLTSDAATGNHRLTEELKDQLKDMKVKYEGASAEVGKLRNQIKQNEMLVEEFKRDEGKLMEENKRLQKELSMCELEREKRGRKVTEMEGQLKDLSAKMALSIPAEKFENMKSLLSNEVNEKAKRLIEMERECERSLSEIRPLKRELENLKAKLAQHVKPEEHEQLKSRLEQKSGELGKRITELTSKNQTLQKEIEKVYLDNKLLKQQVHNLTTEMKNHYVPLKVSEEMKKSHDVIVDDLNKKLSDVTQKYTEKKLEMEKLLMENASLSKNVSHLETVFVPPEKHEKEIMALKSSIVELKKQLSEFNKKCGEDQEKIYSLMSENTDLKKTISNQCVPVKTHEEIKTALSSTLDKTNRELVDMKKKCDDINQEFVKIKDENEILRRNLENTQNQIKAEYISLREHEGKMSAVRQSMKKVQDSSAETLANYKKGQEEIVTLHAEIEAQKRELDTIQECIKLKYAPVISLEECERKFKATEKELKEQLSEQTRKYHISEEEAKKCKQENDKLKKEILTLQKDLKDKSVLVENSCEMERALSRKTEELNKQLKDLLQKYTEVKNEKEKLVEENAKQTSEILAAQTLLQKQHVPLEQVEALKKSLNGTIETLKEELKTKQRCYEKEQQTVTQLRQMLQNHKNSSVPLAEHLQVKEAFEKEVGIIKASLREKEEESQNKTEEVSKLQSEIQNTKQALKKLETREVVDLSKYKATKSDLETQISNLNEKLANLNRKYEEVCEEVLHAKKKELSAKDEKELLHFSIEQEIKDQQERCDKSLTTITELQRRIQESAKQIEAKDNKITELLNDVERLKQALNGLSQLTYTSGSPSKRQSQLIDSLQHQVKSLQQQLADADRQHQEVIAIYRTHLLSAAQGHMDEDVQAALLQIIQMRQGLVC, from the exons GATGGGCGGACGCCGCTTGTTCTGGCTACTCAGATGTGTAGGCCAACAATATGTCAACTGCTGATAGATAGAGGGGCAGATATTAATTCCAGAGACAAACAAAACAG GACTGCTCTCATGCTAGGTTGCGAGTATGGTTGCAAAGATGCAGTAGAAGTCTTAATCAAAAATGGTGCAGACGTAACCCTGCTAGATGCACTTGGCCATGATAGTTCTTACTATGCAAGAATTGGTGACAATCTGGATATTCTCACCTTACTAAAGACTGCATCGGAAAATACCAACAAAG GGAGAGAACTCTGGAAGAAAGGACCAACTTTACAACag CGAAATTTGACGCAGATGCTAGATGAAGTAAATATGAAGTCAAGTCAGCGGGAGCATCAAAACAttcag GACCTGGAGATTGAAAATGAAGATCtgagagagaggctgagaaaaATTCAGCAGGAACAGAGAATATTATTGGATAAAGTCAATGGTTTACAGCTACAGCTGAACGAG gaaGTAATGGTTGCTGATGATCTGGAAAGTGAG aaagaaaagctgAAGTCCATTTTGGCAGCTAAAGAAAAGCAACATGAAGAAAGCCTAAGAACTATTGAGGCTCTGAAAAATAGATTCAAGTATTTTGAG AGTGATCACTTAGGATCAGGAAGTCATTTCAGTAACA GAAAAGAAGATATGCTTCTTAAACAAGGTCAAATGTACATGACAGACTCacag tgtacTTCCACAGGTGTGCCAGCCCATATGCAAAGCAGATCTATGTTAAGACCACTGGAGCTAGCCTTACCTAATCAAACCTCatattcagaaaatgaaattttaaagaaggAGTTAGAAGCAATGAGAACTTTCTGTGATTCAGCAAAACAAGACAGACTCAAGCTCCAAAATGAACTGGCTCACAAGGTGGCGGAGTGCAAAGCCTTAGCATTGGAATGTGAAAGGGTCAAAGAGGAttcagatgaacagataaagcaACTAGAAGATGCCTTGAAAGATGTGCAAAAGAGAATGTATGAATCAGAAGGTAAAGTGAAACAAATGCAGACACATTTTCTTGCCCTGAAAGAGCACCTAACAAGCGATGCAGCTACTGGGAACCACAGACTGACAGAGGAACTAAAGGATCAGTTGAAAGACATGAAAGTGAAATATGAAGGTGCATCCGCAGAAGTGGGGAAATTAAgaaaccaaatcaaacaaaatgAGATGTTAGTTGAAGAGTTTAAGAGGGATGAAGGCAAGCTGATGGAGGAGAATAAGCGACTGCAGAAGGAATTGAGCATGTGTGAACTGGAgcgggagaagagagggagaaaggtcaCCGAGATGGAAGGCCAGTTAAAGGACTTGTCAGCTAAGATGGCCCTTTCCATTCCGGCagagaaatttgaaaacatgAAGAGCTTGTTATCAAATGAAGTAAATGAGAAGGCAAAAAGATTAATAGAGATGGAAAGAGAATGTGAACGATCACTTAGCGAAATTAGACCGTTAAAGAGAGAACTTGAGAATTTGAAGGCCAAACTGGCTCAGCACGTCAAACCAGAGGAACATGAGCAGCTCAAGAGCAGATTAGAACAAAAGTCAGGAGAACTTGGGAAGAGGATCACTGAGTTAACATCAAAAAATCAGACATtacaaaaggaaattgaaaaggtCTATCTGGATAATAAGCTCCTCAAGCAACAAGTACATAACttaacaactgaaatgaaaaatcattATGTCCCTTTAAAAGTAAGTGAAGAGATGAAAAAGTCACATGATGTAATTGTTGATGATTTGAATAAAAAGCTGTCAGATGTGACACAGAAATATACGGAAAAGAAGTTGGAAATGGAGAAATTGCTGATGGAAAATGCCAGTTTAAGTAAGAACGTTAGCCATCTGGAAACTGTGTTCGTACCTCCTGAGAAACACGAAAAAGAGATAATGGCTCTGAAATCCAGTATTGTTGAACTTAAGAAACAGCTAtctgaatttaataaaaaatgtggtgaagaccaagagaaaatatattcGCTCATGTCTGAAAACACTGACTTGAAAAAGACAATAAGTAATCAGTGTGTGCCAGTGAAAACCCACGAAGAGATTAAAACTGCCTTAAGTAGCACATTGGATAAAACCAACAGAGAATTAGTAGACATGAAGAAAAAGTGTGACGATATAAATCAagaatttgtgaaaataaaagatgagaatGAAATATTAAGAAGAAACCTGGAGAACACTCAGAACCAAATAAAAGCTGAGTACATAAGCCTAAGAGAGCACGAGGGGAAGATGAGCGCCGTAAGGCAGAGCATGAAGAAGGTCCAGGACAGCAGTGCCGAGACACTGGCCAACTACAAGAAAGGCCAGGAGGAGATCGTAACACTGCACGCCGAGATCGAGGCCCAGAAGAGGGAACTTGACACAATACAAGAATGCATCAAGCTCAAATATGCTCCAGTTATCAGCCTTGAAGAGTGTGAGAGAAAATTTAAAGCTACCGAGAAAGAACTAAAAGAACAGTTATCTGAACAGACACGAAAATATCACATCAGCGAAGAAGAGGCCAAGAAGTGCAAGCAAGAGAACGACAAGTTAAAGAAGGAGATCCTCACTCTTCAGAAAGATCTAAAGGATAAGAGTGTTCTCGTCGAGAATTCTTGTGAGATGGAAAGAGCATTaagcagaaaaacagaagagcTGAACAAACAGTTAAAAGACCTGTTACAGAAATACACAGAGgtaaagaatgagaaagagaagcTAGTGGAAGAAAATGCCAAGCAGACTTCTGAGATCCTTGCAGCACAGACTCTTTTGCAGAAACAGCATGTTCCACTGGAGCAGGTTGAGGCCCTGAAAAAATCTCTTAATGGCACAATTGAGACGCTTAAGGAAGAGCTGAAGACTAAGCAAAGGTGTTATGAGAAAGAGCAACAGACAGTGACCCAACTGCGGCAGATGCTTCAGAATCACAAGAACTCCTCTGTGCCCCTGGCAGAGCATTTGCAGGTTAAGGAAGCGTTTGAGAAAGAAGTTGGGATCATAAAAGCTAGcttgagagaaaaggaagaagaaagccaaaacaaaaccGAGGAGGTCTCCAAACTCCAGTCTGAGATTCAGAATACTAAACAAGCATTAAAAAAGTTAGAGACTAGGGAGGTGGTTGATTTGTCTAAATATAAAGCGACGAAAAGTGATTTGGAGACACAGATTTCCAACTTAAACGAAAAATTGGCCAATCTGAATAGGAAGTATGAGGAAGTATGTGAGGAGGTTTTGCATGCCAAAAAGAAGGAACTGTCTGCAAAAGATGAGAAGGAATTGCTCCATTTCAGCATTGagcaagaaatcaaagatcaaCAGGAACGATGCGATAAGTCCTTAACAACAATCACAGAGTTACAGAGAAGAATACAGGAATCCGCCAAACAAATTGAAGCGAAAGATAATAAG